One genomic segment of Brassica napus cultivar Da-Ae chromosome A3, Da-Ae, whole genome shotgun sequence includes these proteins:
- the LOC125607275 gene encoding uncharacterized protein At4g04775-like gives MSSSSFTSGYYYRRRRNTERRTPKECWCGAPSDIFTSGSETNPGRLYYCFAKGYHKSHLFKWADECLVEEVEDIKAVINGMNRDISELRVNVARLANGVKTESERKGGECLSESRCLRNVVVCVAGMAILCYYYFSV, from the exons ATGTCTTCCTCATCCTTCACCTCAGGATATTATTACAGACGACGTAGGAATACGGAAAGAAGAACGCCAAAAGAGTGTTGGTGTGGTGCACCATCTGACATTTTTACATCTGGAAGCGAAACAAATCCAGGAAGATTGTACTATTGCTTTGCAAAAGGATATCATAAG AGTCATTTATTCAAATGGGCGGATGAGTGCTTGGTGGAAGAGGTTGAAGATATTAAGGCAGTGATAAATGGCATGAATAGAGACATCTCGGAGTTGCGAGTTAACGTTGCTCGGTTGGCGAATGGAGTAAAGACAGAATCTGAGAGAAAAGGAGGCGAATGTTTGAGTGAGAGTCGGTGTTTGAGGAATGTGGTTGTTTGTGTGGCTGGAATGGCGATACTTTGCTACTACTACTTCTCTGTTTAG